The Porphyrobacter sp. HT-58-2 genome has a window encoding:
- a CDS encoding EthD family reductase — protein sequence MANLVVSYPLHEGATFDADYYRDTHIPLVETSWGPSGLTGAEILWPADAAQPVAAMAVLRFRDAAAIDAAMGSPATGAVMADIANFTNIQPSIYRTA from the coding sequence ATGGCCAATCTGGTGGTAAGTTACCCCCTCCACGAAGGCGCGACCTTCGATGCGGACTATTACCGCGACACCCACATCCCGCTGGTCGAGACGAGCTGGGGGCCGAGCGGCCTGACCGGGGCCGAGATCCTGTGGCCTGCCGACGCGGCCCAGCCCGTGGCGGCGATGGCGGTGCTGCGCTTCCGCGATGCCGCCGCAATCGACGCGGCGATGGGCTCGCCCGCGACAGGCGCGGTGATGGCCGACATCGCAAATTTCACCAATATCCAGCCGAGCATCTATCGCACGGCCTGA
- a CDS encoding N-acyl-D-amino-acid deacylase family protein, with product MLPPPILAHHPERETTGDSMADYDWVIRGGTIADGTGGDLIEGDVAIAAGRIAAIGQVSGRGAEEIDARGKVVTPGFIDVHTHYDGQCIWAEELSPSSSHGVTTAVMGNCGVGFAPCRREDHAMLINVMEGVEDIPDVVMTEGLPWDWETFPEYLDTVAAGKRDIDVAAYLPHSPLRVYAMGERGAAREVATEDDLALMRRLTAEAMRAGAIGFATSRLSIHKTADGNAIPTFDTDIAELEAITRGMADAGAGTFQVVLDAFVGWDKEYPVIERVIAASGRPATFTLASGNDGPPRWRRVLEMLERTNAGGGVANAQVMPRPIGLIAGLELTVHPFVLCPSWQKIAHLSIPEQVAAMRDPAMRAALLSEDFTPGHPFNELARNWRWLFPLDNPPDYAPPAHMSMAGQAAARGCTPQEVAYDRLLETEGRGLFLAALGNYENASLESAHEMLRHPHCVPGLGDGGAHYGAICDASYSTYLLTQFVKGDGSLQLGLAEAVHMLGQKAARAVGLDDRGTLKVGGRADCNVIDLDGLTLHLPEVVRDLPAGGRRLHQRATGYEATFVAGAMIRRFDEATGARPGQLVRGAGYRAAA from the coding sequence TTGCTGCCGCCCCCCATCCTCGCGCATCATCCGGAGCGCGAGACGACGGGAGACAGCATGGCCGATTATGACTGGGTGATCCGGGGCGGAACGATTGCCGACGGCACGGGCGGCGATCTGATCGAAGGCGATGTCGCCATTGCAGCCGGAAGGATCGCCGCCATCGGGCAGGTCAGCGGGCGCGGGGCTGAGGAGATCGACGCCAGGGGCAAAGTCGTCACCCCTGGCTTCATCGACGTGCATACCCACTATGACGGGCAATGCATCTGGGCGGAGGAGCTTTCCCCCTCCTCCTCGCACGGGGTGACGACGGCGGTGATGGGCAATTGCGGGGTCGGCTTTGCCCCCTGCCGCCGCGAGGATCACGCCATGCTCATCAACGTCATGGAAGGGGTGGAGGACATCCCCGATGTGGTAATGACCGAAGGCCTGCCGTGGGATTGGGAAACCTTCCCCGAATATCTCGACACGGTCGCCGCCGGAAAGCGCGACATTGATGTCGCCGCCTACCTGCCGCACTCGCCGCTGCGGGTCTATGCGATGGGCGAGCGCGGCGCCGCGCGTGAGGTCGCCACGGAGGATGATCTTGCCCTGATGCGCCGCCTCACCGCCGAGGCGATGCGCGCCGGCGCGATCGGCTTTGCGACATCGCGGCTCAGTATCCACAAGACCGCCGATGGCAATGCGATCCCGACCTTCGATACCGACATCGCCGAGCTGGAAGCGATCACCCGCGGCATGGCCGATGCGGGCGCGGGGACGTTTCAGGTGGTGCTGGATGCCTTTGTCGGGTGGGACAAGGAATATCCGGTGATCGAGCGGGTGATCGCCGCGAGCGGGCGCCCGGCGACCTTCACGCTTGCCTCGGGCAATGACGGCCCGCCACGCTGGCGGCGCGTGCTGGAGATGCTGGAACGCACCAATGCGGGCGGCGGGGTCGCCAACGCACAGGTGATGCCGCGCCCGATCGGACTGATCGCGGGGCTGGAACTGACGGTGCATCCCTTCGTGCTGTGTCCGAGCTGGCAGAAAATCGCCCACCTTTCGATCCCAGAGCAGGTTGCAGCGATGCGCGACCCGGCGATGCGCGCGGCGCTTTTGTCCGAGGACTTCACCCCCGGCCACCCCTTCAACGAGCTGGCGCGCAACTGGCGCTGGCTGTTCCCATTGGACAACCCGCCCGATTATGCCCCGCCAGCGCACATGAGCATGGCAGGGCAAGCCGCCGCACGCGGCTGCACGCCGCAGGAAGTTGCCTATGACCGGCTGCTGGAAACCGAGGGGCGCGGGCTGTTCCTCGCCGCGCTCGGCAACTACGAAAACGCATCGCTCGAAAGCGCGCACGAAATGCTCCGCCACCCGCATTGCGTCCCCGGCCTCGGCGATGGCGGGGCGCATTACGGGGCAATCTGCGATGCGAGCTATTCGACCTATCTGCTGACCCAGTTCGTCAAGGGCGACGGGTCGCTGCAACTGGGCCTCGCCGAAGCAGTGCATATGCTGGGCCAGAAGGCTGCGCGGGCCGTGGGCCTTGATGACCGCGGGACACTGAAGGTGGGCGGCCGGGCCGATTGCAACGTGATCGATCTCGACGGCCTGACGCTCCACCTGCCCGAAGTCGTGCGCGATCTGCCCGCAGGCGGACGCCGGTTGCACCAGCGCGCCACCGGCTATGAGGCGACCTTCGTGGCGGGCGCAATGATCCGCCGCTTCGACGAGGCAACCGGCGCACGGCCCGGCCAGTTGGTGCGCGGCGCAGGCTACCGGGCGGCCGCCTAG
- a CDS encoding TonB-dependent receptor, with product MKMLLRLSTCSLALALAVPLAAQDEAAQDSPPVTVDSEPRPEIIVTGRGLDPALSTGIYATTTLEREVITASPSGRIEDVLRGVAGFQQFRRSDSRSSNPSAQGVTLRALGGNATSRALVLLDGVPLADPFFGYIPLSAIAPETLGTIRVTRGGGSGPFGAGALAGTIDMESAEPGAVNPLLASAAINDRAESELSGVLTQRLGRGFAVASGRWDRGQGFFTTPADQRVPASARAAFDSWNVALRAVAPLTDEVEVQARVAAFRDNRTLRFEGADSFSQGEEASIRFVGRGAWQFDALAYVQARDFGNVVISSTRFTPTLDQRRTPSTGIGGKFELRPPLLEGHDIRIGADYRRAEGELQEEAISAFTGAITERRRAGGATENLGIFLEDDWQIGPLTLNGGLRADRTSITDGFFRAVTANGLPVNTIAAADRSDWSLSWRAGALFYATRRLDIRAAAYTGLRLPTLNELYRPFVVFPVVTQANADLVNERLEGFEIGFDWQPVNELVFSVTAFDNKVENAIANVTIGPNLRRRENLPAIAAQGIEASVAAKVGRVSFEGAIAWTDAEVRGEGASLNLDGNRPAQTPEFAATMTLGWEPAPGWRVAGTLRHVSTQFEDDRETDRLAPATTLDAFVAAPLYGPLSLILRGENLTDEAIITRNQGGSIDLGVPRTVWLGVRYGF from the coding sequence ATGAAAATGCTGCTGCGCCTGTCCACTTGTTCGCTTGCTCTCGCTCTGGCTGTTCCGCTGGCCGCGCAGGACGAGGCAGCGCAGGATAGCCCGCCCGTGACGGTCGACAGTGAACCGCGCCCGGAGATCATCGTGACCGGGCGCGGGCTGGATCCGGCGCTCTCGACCGGGATTTATGCCACAACCACGCTTGAGCGTGAGGTGATCACCGCCAGCCCTTCGGGCCGGATCGAGGACGTGCTGCGGGGTGTCGCAGGCTTCCAGCAGTTCCGCCGTTCGGACAGCCGCTCGTCGAACCCCAGCGCGCAAGGGGTGACGTTGCGCGCGCTGGGCGGCAATGCCACGAGCCGCGCGCTGGTGCTGCTGGACGGGGTGCCGCTCGCCGATCCGTTCTTCGGCTATATTCCGCTTTCGGCCATTGCCCCCGAAACGCTCGGCACGATCCGCGTGACGCGCGGCGGCGGATCGGGGCCGTTCGGCGCAGGCGCGCTGGCCGGGACGATCGACATGGAGAGCGCCGAGCCGGGCGCAGTCAATCCGCTGCTTGCCAGCGCCGCAATCAACGACCGTGCGGAAAGCGAGCTTTCGGGCGTCCTCACCCAGCGATTGGGGCGCGGCTTTGCTGTGGCAAGCGGGCGCTGGGATCGCGGGCAGGGGTTCTTCACTACGCCCGCTGATCAGCGTGTCCCCGCCAGTGCCCGCGCGGCTTTCGATAGCTGGAACGTGGCGCTTCGCGCTGTCGCGCCGCTGACTGACGAGGTCGAAGTGCAGGCCCGTGTCGCGGCCTTCCGCGACAATCGCACGCTGCGTTTCGAAGGCGCGGATTCCTTCAGCCAGGGCGAGGAAGCCTCGATCCGCTTCGTCGGGCGCGGGGCGTGGCAGTTCGATGCGCTGGCCTATGTGCAGGCCCGCGATTTCGGGAATGTCGTGATTTCCTCGACCCGGTTCACCCCGACCCTCGATCAGCGCCGCACGCCCTCGACCGGGATCGGCGGCAAGTTCGAACTGCGCCCGCCGCTGCTCGAAGGCCACGACATCCGCATCGGCGCCGATTACCGCCGCGCCGAGGGGGAGCTTCAGGAAGAAGCGATCAGCGCTTTCACCGGGGCGATCACCGAACGCCGCCGCGCAGGCGGGGCGACCGAGAACCTCGGCATCTTCCTTGAGGACGACTGGCAGATCGGCCCGCTGACCCTCAATGGCGGATTGCGGGCCGACCGCACCAGCATCACCGATGGCTTTTTCCGCGCGGTCACCGCCAACGGCCTGCCGGTGAACACGATCGCAGCGGCTGACCGTTCGGACTGGTCGCTGAGCTGGCGGGCGGGCGCGCTGTTCTATGCCACACGGCGGCTCGATATCCGTGCAGCGGCCTATACCGGGCTGCGCTTGCCGACTCTCAATGAGCTGTACCGTCCCTTCGTGGTCTTTCCGGTGGTGACGCAGGCCAACGCCGATCTCGTCAATGAGCGGCTGGAGGGCTTCGAGATCGGGTTCGACTGGCAACCGGTCAATGAACTGGTGTTTTCGGTCACGGCCTTCGACAACAAGGTGGAAAACGCCATCGCCAATGTCACCATTGGCCCCAATCTGCGGCGCCGCGAAAATCTGCCCGCGATTGCAGCGCAGGGAATCGAGGCGAGCGTGGCGGCGAAGGTCGGACGCGTCAGCTTTGAAGGCGCGATTGCCTGGACCGATGCCGAAGTGCGGGGCGAGGGCGCCTCGCTCAATCTTGACGGCAATCGTCCGGCGCAGACACCGGAGTTTGCCGCGACGATGACGCTGGGCTGGGAGCCTGCCCCCGGCTGGCGGGTGGCCGGCACCTTGCGCCATGTCTCGACCCAGTTCGAAGATGATCGCGAGACCGACCGGCTGGCTCCGGCCACCACCCTCGACGCCTTTGTCGCCGCGCCGCTCTATGGCCCGCTTTCACTGATCCTGCGCGGCGAAAACCTCACGGATGAGGCGATCATCACCCGCAATCAGGGCGGGTCGATCGATCTGGGCGTGCCGCGCACCGTCTGGCTGGGTGTGCGCTACGGTTTCTAG
- a CDS encoding quinoprotein dehydrogenase-associated SoxYZ-like carrier: MIGKLLSLVMLAAPAAALAQPLPADPLDSPMWDYHAAKLFKGASVVFDDRVQVVLPMLAENQHVMPVTVDARMLGDVVRIVIFADLNPIPVAVEYEPIKAQAFVATRIKLDQRTPVRAAVLTADGVWHVAGGWVDAAGGGCSAPPLSRVRGDWADHLGELRGAVWSTGEATRLRLSFRHPMDTGLVENIPVYNIDELTVRDAAGTALARMAIHASVSEDPSFTLMLAPGLAGDLAVAARDTGGLEFAGTLPPGSGSRVAAAIMR, from the coding sequence ATGATAGGCAAGCTTCTCTCGCTCGTGATGCTCGCGGCGCCAGCCGCAGCACTGGCCCAGCCGCTTCCAGCGGATCCGCTCGATTCCCCGATGTGGGATTATCACGCGGCCAAGCTGTTCAAGGGCGCAAGCGTGGTGTTTGACGATCGGGTGCAGGTTGTCCTGCCGATGCTTGCTGAAAACCAGCACGTGATGCCGGTCACTGTCGATGCCCGGATGCTGGGCGATGTGGTGCGGATCGTCATCTTCGCTGACTTGAACCCGATTCCGGTGGCGGTGGAGTATGAGCCGATCAAGGCGCAGGCCTTTGTCGCGACCCGGATCAAGCTTGATCAGCGCACTCCGGTGCGGGCGGCGGTGTTGACGGCGGACGGCGTGTGGCACGTTGCGGGAGGTTGGGTCGATGCAGCCGGCGGTGGCTGTTCGGCCCCGCCGCTCAGCCGGGTGCGCGGCGACTGGGCCGATCATCTGGGTGAATTGCGCGGCGCGGTGTGGAGCACGGGCGAGGCGACCCGTCTGCGCCTGTCATTCCGTCACCCGATGGACACCGGGCTGGTCGAAAACATCCCGGTCTACAATATCGACGAACTGACGGTGAGGGACGCGGCCGGCACTGCGCTTGCGCGGATGGCGATCCATGCCTCGGTCAGCGAAGATCCCTCTTTCACTCTGATGCTGGCTCCCGGACTTGCGGGCGATCTGGCCGTAGCAGCGCGCGACACCGGGGGGCTGGAATTTGCCGGGACGCTTCCGCCTGGCAGCGGCAGCCGGGTCGCTGCCGCGATAATGCGATGA
- a CDS encoding rhodanese-like domain-containing protein encodes MHVRNGVLAGMAALALAIPARAAQEPAASSGEPALFDAEGYRAARYRSPIKADPAPAAVIDISAALALEPGRDALFIDVMPAEGGLRDPVSGVWRLTREHLTIPGALWFPETGRAPVDTELWQALEAAIGEARLAAPDQPVILFCRTDCWMSWNAARRLARAGVGNVHWLAEGTDGWHAAGRTLVTAVPVAVPAARILQQEH; translated from the coding sequence ATGCACGTGAGGAATGGCGTTCTGGCAGGCATGGCCGCGCTGGCGCTGGCAATTCCGGCGCGGGCCGCCCAAGAGCCTGCCGCCAGTTCTGGCGAACCCGCGCTGTTCGATGCCGAGGGTTACCGCGCGGCGCGTTACCGCAGCCCGATCAAGGCCGATCCCGCCCCTGCTGCCGTCATCGACATCTCAGCCGCGCTGGCCCTGGAGCCGGGGCGCGATGCGCTGTTCATCGACGTGATGCCCGCCGAAGGGGGCTTGCGCGATCCTGTCAGCGGGGTCTGGAGGCTCACGCGCGAACACCTCACCATCCCCGGTGCCTTGTGGTTTCCCGAGACAGGGCGCGCACCGGTCGACACCGAACTTTGGCAAGCGCTTGAGGCAGCGATTGGCGAGGCCCGCCTTGCAGCGCCCGATCAGCCGGTGATCCTGTTCTGCCGCACCGATTGCTGGATGAGCTGGAACGCCGCCCGCCGTCTCGCACGGGCGGGAGTGGGCAATGTCCATTGGCTCGCCGAAGGCACCGATGGCTGGCACGCCGCGGGACGCACGCTTGTGACCGCTGTGCCGGTCGCCGTCCCCGCGGCAAGGATCTTGCAACAGGAGCACTGA
- a CDS encoding NAD(P)H-binding protein — translation MTQAPNPLPRRVALAGASGTIGQAVAARLAADGHAVTALGRAELADPAALIAALRQTQAEVVISCIASRSGAPRDARAVDYEANSRLLAAALEAGAGQFILLSAICVQKPLLAFQHAKLAFEAELAASGITYAIIRPTAFFKSLSGQVKRVQAGKPFLIFGDGELTRCKPISDADLARFIVSAIDNPDMAGTILPIGGPGPAISLREQGEMLFRVAGREPKFKSVSPKIFTLAERILNLGAPFSGWFAEKAEYARIARYYAAESMLVLDPATGTYCADLTPEFGVETLESHYRRLLEGG, via the coding sequence ATGACCCAAGCCCCGAACCCTCTGCCCCGCCGCGTTGCCCTTGCCGGGGCGAGCGGGACTATCGGGCAGGCGGTCGCGGCGCGGCTGGCGGCCGATGGCCATGCCGTGACGGCGCTGGGCCGTGCCGAGCTGGCAGACCCGGCTGCGCTGATCGCGGCGCTGCGGCAGACGCAGGCCGAGGTCGTCATCTCCTGCATCGCCTCACGCAGCGGCGCGCCAAGAGATGCGCGGGCCGTCGATTACGAGGCCAATTCCCGGCTCCTTGCAGCAGCGCTTGAGGCGGGCGCGGGCCAGTTCATCCTGCTTTCGGCGATCTGCGTGCAGAAGCCCCTGCTGGCCTTCCAGCACGCCAAGCTGGCCTTCGAGGCGGAGCTCGCCGCGAGCGGCATTACGTATGCCATCATCCGCCCCACCGCCTTCTTCAAGTCCTTGTCCGGGCAGGTAAAAAGAGTGCAGGCGGGCAAGCCCTTCCTGATTTTCGGTGACGGCGAACTGACCCGCTGCAAGCCGATCAGCGACGCTGATCTGGCGCGCTTCATCGTCTCGGCAATCGACAATCCCGACATGGCCGGGACAATCCTCCCCATTGGCGGCCCCGGCCCGGCGATTTCGCTGCGCGAGCAGGGGGAGATGCTGTTCCGGGTCGCGGGCAGAGAGCCGAAATTCAAGTCGGTCTCGCCGAAGATCTTCACGCTTGCTGAGCGCATTCTGAACCTTGGCGCGCCTTTTTCCGGATGGTTTGCGGAGAAGGCCGAGTACGCCCGGATCGCACGCTATTACGCGGCTGAATCGATGCTGGTGCTTGATCCGGCAACCGGTACCTACTGCGCCGACCTCACCCCCGAATTCGGCGTAGAAACGCTGGAATCGCATTATCGGCGGTTGCTAGAAGGGGGCTGA
- a CDS encoding cytochrome b: MDATTFTQPGLAGQGERYNHVARALHWIIALLVIGNIAGGLLHDALEDTINLIPIHKSVGMTVLALTFVRIAWRLTWRAPAHPAGMGALEVLAARATHLVFYALMLAMPLSGWIMASAGKYPLNWFGLVDLPKLAVTRADPAYLIGREAHELLGWLFAALAVLHIAAALRHHFILRDGVLKRML; this comes from the coding sequence ATGGACGCCACCACCTTCACGCAGCCTGGCCTGGCTGGCCAAGGCGAACGCTACAACCACGTCGCGCGGGCGCTTCACTGGATCATTGCGCTGCTGGTGATCGGGAACATTGCGGGTGGCCTGCTGCATGATGCGCTGGAGGACACCATCAACCTCATTCCGATCCACAAGTCGGTCGGGATGACGGTGCTGGCGCTGACTTTCGTGCGGATTGCGTGGCGCCTCACCTGGCGCGCGCCTGCACATCCGGCGGGCATGGGGGCTCTGGAAGTGCTGGCGGCCAGAGCGACGCATCTGGTCTTCTACGCGCTGATGCTGGCGATGCCGCTGTCGGGCTGGATCATGGCCTCGGCGGGCAAGTATCCGCTCAACTGGTTCGGGCTGGTCGACCTGCCGAAACTGGCCGTGACCCGCGCCGACCCCGCCTATCTGATCGGGCGTGAGGCACATGAACTGCTCGGCTGGCTGTTTGCCGCGCTCGCGGTGCTGCATATCGCGGCCGCCCTGCGCCACCATTTCATCCTGCGGGACGGGGTGCTCAAACGGATGTTATGA
- a CDS encoding MBL fold metallo-hydrolase, whose amino-acid sequence MIARRHLLAGAMALPLAARLAAPCAASAQEFAGTYTPDATAIGDGIWMVRGADEALGFANGGAIANCVIMASDTGAIVIDSGPSLGFGQALGALARRLTGQAVTRVYITHLHPDHSFGNGAFAGAEIHALPGTRAELERDGSGFSDAMYRMLHGWMAGTEVILPNAAADQGEVIVGGRRLRLLALSGHSAGDLAILDVASGTLIAGDLVFHNRAPATPHAEFGGWHVALDRLTATSHRQLVPGHGPLCGTGVAIAQTRDC is encoded by the coding sequence ATGATCGCACGGCGGCACCTTCTGGCCGGGGCCATGGCTCTGCCGCTGGCTGCGCGCCTTGCTGCCCCCTGTGCCGCCAGCGCGCAGGAATTCGCCGGCACCTACACCCCTGATGCGACCGCCATCGGCGATGGCATCTGGATGGTACGCGGCGCGGACGAGGCGCTCGGTTTCGCCAATGGCGGGGCGATTGCCAATTGCGTCATCATGGCGAGCGATACGGGCGCGATCGTGATCGACAGCGGCCCTTCGCTTGGTTTCGGACAGGCGCTCGGCGCGCTGGCACGCCGGTTGACCGGGCAAGCGGTCACGCGGGTCTACATCACCCATCTCCACCCCGATCACAGCTTCGGCAACGGTGCCTTTGCCGGAGCCGAGATCCATGCCCTGCCCGGGACGCGGGCCGAGCTTGAACGCGACGGCAGCGGCTTTTCCGATGCGATGTACCGGATGCTGCATGGCTGGATGGCCGGGACCGAGGTGATCCTGCCAAACGCTGCTGCGGACCAGGGCGAGGTGATCGTTGGGGGACGCCGCCTCAGGTTGCTGGCGCTGTCCGGTCATAGCGCGGGCGATCTGGCCATTCTTGATGTGGCCAGCGGCACGCTGATCGCGGGCGATCTGGTGTTCCACAATCGCGCTCCGGCGACGCCTCATGCCGAATTCGGTGGTTGGCACGTGGCGCTTGATCGGCTCACCGCGACGTCGCATCGCCAGTTGGTGCCTGGCCATGGCCCGCTGTGCGGCACTGGCGTGGCAATTGCCCAGACGCGCGACTGCTGA
- a CDS encoding beta-galactosidase, with product MKLGCCYYPEHWPEKMWAEDARRMAAMGLNLVRIGEFAWSRLEPEPGHYDWDWLDRAIDTLAAAGLKVILGTPTATPPKWLVDRMPDMVAIDEQGRPRGFGSRRHYCFSHEGYRDECRRIVTALAERYGQHPALAMWQTDNEYGCHDTVLSFSAAAAAAFREWLAARYGTPDALNAAWGNVFWSMEYRSFDEVDPPHLTVTEANPAHWLDYRRFASDQVASFNREQVDILRRLSPGVDITHNFMGFFTEFDHHDVGRDIDVATWDSYPLGFLEQFWFSSEEKRAYFRQGHPDIAAFHHDLYRGCSGRRWGVMEQQPGPVNWARFNPAPLPGMVALWTLEACAHGAELTSYFRWRQAPFAQEQMHAGLLRPDSSEAEAAAEVRAAAEVLADIGPQVCAKAPAALVFSYEAAWVVGIQPQGQSFRYLELVFETYSALRARGLDVDIVSPEADLSGYRMVLIPTLPIVPEGFVDKLAALECPVLIGPRSGSKTQSFSIPDGLAPGALRALTGVTVTRVESLRDGVAGSADGFAVTRWREDLAGDLVPELTDAAGRAVVSYKDGVRYCGIWPDRALLALLVERMAVEAGVELLDLPEGIRVRRTQSLVFTFNYSSQSVFVPHLGATLPPASWHLAPR from the coding sequence ATGAAACTCGGCTGCTGCTACTATCCCGAACACTGGCCCGAGAAAATGTGGGCCGAGGACGCGCGGCGTATGGCCGCCATGGGCCTGAACCTCGTGAGGATCGGCGAATTCGCGTGGAGCCGCCTTGAACCCGAACCCGGCCATTACGACTGGGACTGGCTCGACCGCGCCATCGACACGCTGGCGGCGGCGGGGCTGAAGGTCATTCTCGGCACGCCGACCGCGACCCCGCCCAAGTGGCTGGTCGACCGGATGCCCGACATGGTCGCCATCGACGAACAGGGCCGCCCGAGGGGTTTCGGATCGCGGCGGCATTACTGCTTCAGCCACGAAGGCTACCGCGACGAGTGCCGCAGGATCGTCACCGCACTCGCCGAACGCTACGGCCAGCACCCGGCCCTCGCCATGTGGCAGACCGACAATGAATATGGCTGCCATGACACGGTGCTGAGCTTCTCCGCCGCCGCCGCTGCCGCCTTCCGCGAATGGCTGGCGGCGCGTTATGGCACGCCGGATGCGCTGAACGCGGCGTGGGGCAACGTGTTCTGGAGCATGGAATACCGCAGCTTCGACGAGGTCGATCCCCCGCACCTGACCGTCACCGAGGCGAACCCCGCGCACTGGCTTGACTATCGCCGCTTCGCCTCGGATCAGGTGGCAAGCTTCAACCGCGAACAGGTCGATATCCTGCGCAGGCTCTCGCCCGGCGTCGATATCACGCACAACTTCATGGGCTTCTTCACCGAGTTCGATCACCATGATGTCGGGCGCGATATCGACGTGGCGACGTGGGATTCCTATCCGCTGGGGTTCCTCGAACAGTTCTGGTTCTCATCGGAGGAAAAGCGCGCCTATTTCCGGCAGGGCCATCCCGATATCGCCGCCTTCCATCACGATCTCTATCGCGGGTGTTCAGGCAGGCGCTGGGGCGTGATGGAGCAGCAGCCCGGGCCGGTGAACTGGGCGCGCTTCAACCCCGCGCCGCTGCCGGGGATGGTGGCGCTGTGGACGCTGGAGGCCTGCGCCCACGGGGCGGAACTGACGAGCTATTTCCGCTGGCGGCAGGCGCCGTTCGCGCAGGAGCAGATGCACGCAGGGCTCTTGCGTCCCGACAGCAGCGAGGCCGAGGCGGCGGCAGAGGTGCGCGCGGCGGCGGAGGTGCTGGCGGACATCGGCCCGCAGGTGTGCGCGAAGGCTCCGGCAGCGCTGGTGTTCTCCTATGAGGCGGCATGGGTGGTCGGCATCCAGCCGCAGGGACAGAGCTTCCGCTACCTGGAGCTGGTGTTCGAGACCTATTCGGCGCTGCGTGCGCGCGGGCTCGACGTCGATATTGTATCGCCCGAAGCCGACCTGTCAGGATACCGCATGGTGCTGATCCCGACCCTGCCGATCGTGCCGGAGGGGTTTGTGGACAAACTCGCGGCGCTCGAATGTCCGGTGCTCATCGGCCCGCGATCGGGGAGCAAGACGCAGAGTTTCTCGATCCCCGATGGCCTTGCGCCGGGGGCCTTGCGCGCGCTGACCGGCGTGACCGTCACCCGCGTCGAGAGCTTGCGCGACGGGGTGGCCGGCAGCGCGGATGGCTTTGCCGTCACCCGCTGGCGCGAGGATCTGGCGGGCGATCTCGTTCCCGAATTGACCGACGCGGCAGGCCGGGCGGTCGTTTCCTACAAGGACGGCGTTCGCTATTGCGGGATCTGGCCCGACCGCGCGCTGCTGGCCCTGCTGGTCGAGCGCATGGCGGTCGAGGCCGGTGTGGAATTGCTCGATTTGCCTGAAGGAATACGGGTACGCCGCACGCAAAGCCTTGTTTTTACTTTTAATTATTCGTCACAAAGCGTTTTTGTGCCGCATTTAGGTGCCACTTTGCCCCCTGCCAGCTGGCATCTTGCCCCGCGTTAG